From a single Streptomyces sp. NBC_00377 genomic region:
- a CDS encoding PIG-L family deacetylase, translating into MDEKTGVSRRSVFRTAAAVGLGASAAPAAAWVAATTSREQAHDEPAGGVQPAASFPPVDPVSPTGRPFIWFEPHQDDGLLWAWKILTHHALAGRQVHVVLATDGSASRIRRVLNGDASNRYWGRHYPEREGYGHLTPMSPKAFAKARDRELKAACGPLGIVPENLHLELNWRQPKIDVPRARELITRYADLYPDAGLCTMWWGDTDPCHSALGTALRQLHLADPVRFGDCRWAVRRQQGPTAPGAVPYRIPPQFAATAHQMAKNACLAYSSWAPGETEDDGMYAIGLHSVGSDLAAVKRGEPNWVVETAEPTPRELGADRT; encoded by the coding sequence ATGGACGAGAAGACCGGGGTGTCCCGGCGGTCGGTCTTTCGCACGGCTGCCGCTGTCGGGCTCGGTGCGAGTGCCGCGCCCGCAGCCGCCTGGGTGGCCGCCACAACGAGTCGCGAGCAGGCGCACGACGAACCTGCGGGCGGAGTGCAGCCCGCGGCTTCGTTCCCCCCTGTCGATCCCGTTTCCCCGACCGGTCGCCCGTTCATCTGGTTCGAGCCCCACCAGGACGACGGCCTGCTGTGGGCGTGGAAGATCCTGACGCATCATGCGCTCGCCGGGCGGCAGGTCCATGTCGTCCTCGCCACCGACGGATCCGCCTCAAGGATCCGGCGCGTGTTGAACGGCGACGCGTCCAACAGATACTGGGGCCGCCACTATCCGGAACGCGAGGGCTACGGCCACCTCACCCCCATGAGTCCGAAGGCCTTCGCCAAGGCCCGGGACAGGGAGCTGAAGGCCGCCTGCGGCCCGCTCGGCATCGTCCCCGAGAATCTGCATCTGGAACTGAACTGGCGGCAGCCGAAAATCGACGTCCCCAGAGCGCGGGAACTGATCACCCGGTACGCCGATCTGTACCCGGACGCCGGGCTGTGCACGATGTGGTGGGGGGACACGGATCCGTGCCATTCCGCTCTCGGTACAGCGCTGCGGCAGCTTCACCTGGCCGATCCCGTGCGGTTCGGGGACTGCCGATGGGCGGTGCGCCGCCAACAGGGTCCGACGGCGCCCGGGGCTGTCCCGTACCGGATCCCTCCGCAGTTCGCGGCGACCGCGCATCAGATGGCGAAGAACGCGTGCCTCGCCTACAGCTCCTGGGCACCGGGCGAGACGGAGGACGACGGCATGTACGCCATCGGGCTCCATTCGGTCGGCTCCGACCTCGCG